From Pseudanabaena sp. PCC 6802, one genomic window encodes:
- a CDS encoding AraC family transcriptional regulator — protein sequence MSAKQPLVTDYIDWEKLISNPPLLTSSQSGWSSIQLAHYRHSVIDLPEISNSQHVVIISLGHQTVDFDFVAEGRSQTVSYQPKDFASGCIEIYPADLPISLHSHPTVKSMELIQCYLEPTFLAQIAHESVNPDRVELLLTLKKVDLLICQLGLALESSLKVDGIGSRFYADSMATALSAHLLRHYSTRNHRFREYDDGMPKQKLRQAIEYIQRHLGEDISLSEIAYELNISQYYFCRLFKQSTGVSPHQYLIRQRVERAKQLLKQPERTITAVAMECGFANQSHFAKCFRACTGMNPNQFRKQ from the coding sequence AAATCCGCCCCTGCTAACAAGTTCTCAATCGGGTTGGAGTAGCATTCAGCTTGCCCATTACCGCCACTCCGTGATCGATTTGCCTGAAATATCCAACTCTCAACATGTTGTCATTATTTCACTGGGGCATCAGACAGTTGATTTTGATTTTGTTGCGGAGGGACGTTCGCAGACAGTATCATATCAACCAAAAGACTTTGCAAGTGGCTGCATTGAAATCTATCCCGCTGACTTACCTATTAGTCTTCATTCTCATCCAACTGTTAAATCAATGGAATTGATTCAGTGCTATCTAGAGCCTACCTTTCTAGCTCAGATTGCGCATGAATCGGTAAACCCCGATCGCGTCGAACTGTTGCTGACTCTGAAAAAAGTTGATTTATTGATCTGCCAGCTTGGTCTAGCACTCGAATCCAGTTTAAAAGTGGATGGGATTGGCAGTCGTTTCTATGCTGATTCGATGGCAACGGCACTTTCAGCTCATCTGCTGCGCCACTATTCCACTCGCAACCATCGTTTTCGAGAATATGATGATGGGATGCCTAAACAAAAACTCAGGCAAGCCATTGAGTATATACAGAGGCATTTGGGTGAGGATATATCCTTGAGCGAGATCGCCTATGAACTCAACATCAGCCAGTACTACTTCTGCCGCCTATTTAAGCAATCTACTGGAGTATCACCTCATCAATACTTAATCCGACAACGGGTAGAACGGGCTAAGCAGTTGCTAAAGCAACCAGAACGAACCATCACAGCGGTAGCAATGGAGTGTGGCTTTGCCAATCAGAGTCATTTTGCCAAGTGTTTTCGTGCTTGCACAGGGATGAACCCGAACCAGTTTCGCAAGCAATAG